A region from the Candidatus Thiothrix putei genome encodes:
- the acpP gene encoding acyl carrier protein, producing MSDIEERVKKIVVEQLGVDEAEVKNSSSFIDDLGADSLDTVELVMALEEEFGAEIPDEDAEKITTVQAAIDYIKAQPQK from the coding sequence ATGAGCGATATAGAAGAGCGCGTCAAGAAAATCGTTGTTGAACAATTAGGCGTTGATGAAGCTGAAGTGAAAAATTCATCTTCTTTCATTGACGATCTGGGCGCGGATTCTCTGGACACCGTTGAACTGGTTATGGCACTGGAAGAAGAATTCGGTGCTGAAATCCCTGATGAAGACGCAGAAAAGATCACCACTGTGCAAGCAGCGATTGATTACATCAAGGCTCAGCCACAAAAGTAA
- a CDS encoding outer membrane beta-barrel protein, producing MMKKSILLAAVIATISHSPVFAGGSLFGGSESGDAGAIYGGASIGQSSDSTCDSVIDQAGALLGDFECPTPSGWKVFGGYKVTPNLAVEGAYVDFGEASTSGAIPVIPGVNAVPNATDLTAQATGFNVSGVASTELTEELNLFGKAGMMMWEKETTAKIQGVNTLSTTNDGVDLSLGAGAEYKINDNWGIRGEAEHFNGLNNNLYSVGATFATF from the coding sequence ATGATGAAAAAATCTATTCTGCTTGCGGCAGTCATCGCTACTATTTCACATTCACCGGTATTTGCAGGCGGTTCTTTGTTTGGTGGCTCTGAAAGTGGTGATGCTGGTGCTATTTATGGTGGGGCAAGTATTGGTCAATCCAGTGATAGCACTTGTGACTCTGTTATCGACCAAGCGGGGGCGTTACTGGGCGATTTTGAGTGTCCCACTCCCAGTGGCTGGAAGGTATTTGGCGGTTACAAAGTAACACCAAATCTGGCTGTTGAAGGCGCTTATGTTGACTTTGGTGAAGCATCTACTAGCGGCGCTATACCTGTCATTCCTGGCGTTAATGCCGTTCCCAATGCAACAGATCTCACTGCTCAAGCAACAGGATTCAACGTTTCAGGTGTCGCCAGTACTGAGTTAACTGAAGAACTTAACTTATTCGGTAAAGCAGGCATGATGATGTGGGAAAAAGAAACGACAGCAAAAATTCAAGGTGTCAACACCTTATCAACAACAAATGACGGCGTTGATCTATCCTTGGGCGCAGGTGCTGAATACAAAATCAATGACAACTGGGGGATACGCGGTGAAGCTGAACACTTTAACGGGCTGAATAACAACCTCTATTCCGTTGGTGCAACATTTGCAACATTCTGA
- a CDS encoding SDR family oxidoreductase: MRNVLITGCSSGIGYCVAKGLRERGYQVFASARKAEDVERLEGEGFKTLQLDLADAESVKDAVYELMLRTNSELYAVFHNGAYGQVGALEDLSREALEQQFATNVFGWHQLTTMVMPLLRQRNEGRIIYNSSLLGYVALPFRGAYNASKYAVEGIADTLRLELADTDIKVCLIEPGPIESRFRSNALQSLKTHVSIDQSVHRDKYQGAIRRLEKEGAAAPFTLPPEAVLAKVIHALESPKPKARYPVTVPAHLFWTLRRILPTTWLDQLLIRISSKENQ; the protein is encoded by the coding sequence ATGCGCAATGTGTTAATTACTGGCTGTTCTAGCGGAATAGGTTACTGTGTAGCAAAAGGTTTACGCGAACGTGGCTACCAAGTGTTTGCTTCTGCCCGTAAAGCAGAGGATGTTGAACGCTTGGAAGGGGAGGGATTTAAAACACTACAATTGGATCTGGCTGACGCTGAAAGTGTAAAAGATGCCGTATATGAGTTGATGCTACGTACTAACAGTGAGCTGTATGCGGTGTTTCATAATGGTGCTTATGGTCAAGTAGGTGCATTGGAAGATTTATCACGTGAAGCCCTAGAGCAACAGTTTGCCACCAATGTGTTCGGCTGGCATCAATTGACGACGATGGTCATGCCATTGTTACGCCAGCGCAATGAAGGGCGGATCATTTATAACAGTTCTTTGCTAGGTTACGTGGCATTGCCGTTTCGGGGAGCCTATAATGCCAGCAAATACGCTGTAGAAGGTATCGCAGACACCTTACGTTTAGAACTAGCCGATACGGATATCAAAGTGTGCTTGATTGAACCAGGCCCCATTGAAAGCCGTTTTAGGTCTAATGCATTGCAGTCACTTAAAACACATGTAAGTATTGATCAAAGCGTGCATCGAGATAAATACCAAGGTGCAATACGCCGCTTAGAAAAAGAAGGGGCTGCTGCGCCGTTTACGCTGCCACCAGAAGCCGTGTTGGCGAAAGTTATTCATGCACTGGAAAGTCCTAAGCCTAAAGCACGTTATCCAGTCACTGTACCAGCGCATTTATTCTGGACATTGCGTAGGATTCTACCTACAACTTGGCTAGACCAATTATTAATTCGCATTTCAAGTAAAGAAAATCAATAG
- the pabC gene encoding aminodeoxychorismate lyase codes for MIWVNGDIVTHLPVTDRGLLYGDGVWETIGVQQGKPQLLDWHLQRLSAGLQALNISFPNLAAFRAEILAACVAQERAAIKLIVTRGTGQRGYNPQTVTEPTRILQLSAWADYPASYAEQGIRLTLCETRLAHQPRLAGFKHLNRLEQILARAEFGSDYQEGLVCDYDGNVIEGTMSNLFVLRTDGVICSPDLTQCGIAGVMRRYIIQTLEKFGNQCHILPLTLKDVTQAQTLFMTNSLIGLWPVREFSGKQYTIPPLLRDLQAAIHTLA; via the coding sequence ATGATATGGGTTAACGGTGACATCGTGACGCATTTACCGGTCACTGATCGGGGCTTGCTGTACGGTGATGGCGTTTGGGAAACCATCGGTGTGCAACAGGGAAAACCGCAATTGCTCGACTGGCATTTGCAACGTCTAAGTGCTGGTTTGCAAGCGTTGAACATCAGTTTTCCCAATCTTGCAGCATTCCGTGCTGAAATACTGGCGGCCTGTGTTGCGCAGGAACGTGCAGCCATCAAGTTAATTGTCACGCGCGGCACTGGACAACGTGGCTATAACCCACAAACGGTAACTGAACCAACCCGCATTCTGCAATTATCCGCTTGGGCAGACTACCCAGCCAGTTACGCCGAGCAAGGTATCCGTCTAACTTTGTGTGAAACCCGTTTGGCACATCAACCGCGTTTAGCCGGTTTCAAACACCTGAATCGCTTGGAACAAATACTCGCAAGAGCAGAGTTCGGTAGCGATTATCAGGAAGGGCTGGTTTGCGATTATGACGGCAATGTCATCGAAGGCACGATGAGCAACCTGTTTGTGCTGCGTACTGATGGTGTAATATGTAGCCCTGACTTGACGCAGTGCGGTATTGCGGGCGTAATGCGGCGATATATTATTCAAACACTTGAGAAATTCGGCAACCAATGCCACATTCTCCCCCTAACGCTGAAGGACGTTACACAGGCGCAAACACTCTTCATGACCAATTCCCTGATTGGTTTATGGCCTGTACGCGAATTTTCCGGCAAACAGTACACCATACCGCCATTGCTTAGGGATTTGCAGGCGGCAATACACACACTAGCATGA
- a CDS encoding aminodeoxychorismate synthase component I: MHTQTFKGEYDLLALHSQHPARYPFLLESVATSPLSRYSLLFAFPQESIRLDSLAETSFCERLDGAWREETPPSLPLSGEEQEMPFRGGWFLYLGYELVGQLESTLQLPNSPAGLPIALAVRIPAAVIVDHLRAETIVVAEEEFAEAFAEVKTDMAAMNVETQNFASLQVQITEDLPEQFTVGVECIREYIAAGDVFQVNLSRAWHGDIASEHSAADVYRLLRKTNPAPFACLADFGEFAVISSSPERLVRVKAGRVDTRPIAGTRPRGADPERDQALLEELIAHPKERAEHIMLIDLERNDLGRICEYGTVNVDELMVVESYQHVHHIVSNIQGTLREGITPGQIIRAVFPGGTITGCPKVRCMEIIAELEQVSRGAYTGSVGYLNRNGDMDLNILIRTMTLQGRQLQFRTGAGIVMDSVAPNELKETRHKARGLLRALGHDMG; encoded by the coding sequence TTGCATACGCAAACCTTCAAGGGCGAGTACGATTTACTCGCCCTGCATTCACAACACCCCGCACGTTATCCTTTCCTGCTGGAAAGTGTCGCTACATCCCCATTGTCCCGTTACAGCTTGCTGTTTGCGTTTCCGCAGGAAAGTATTCGTCTGGATAGTTTGGCGGAAACCAGTTTTTGTGAGCGCTTAGACGGGGCGTGGAGGGAAGAAACCCCTCCTAGTCTCCCCTTGTCAGGGGAGGAACAAGAGATGCCGTTCCGGGGGGGGTGGTTCCTTTATCTTGGTTATGAATTAGTTGGGCAATTAGAATCGACGTTGCAATTACCTAATTCACCAGCGGGTTTGCCGATTGCGTTGGCGGTACGAATTCCGGCGGCGGTGATCGTGGATCATTTACGCGCTGAGACGATCGTTGTCGCTGAAGAGGAATTTGCCGAGGCATTTGCTGAAGTAAAAACAGATATGGCAGCAATGAACGTAGAGACGCAAAATTTTGCGTCTCTACAGGTGCAAATTACCGAAGATTTGCCTGAACAATTTACCGTAGGAGTTGAATGCATCCGCGAATACATTGCGGCGGGGGATGTGTTTCAGGTGAATTTATCGCGTGCATGGCATGGCGACATAGCGTCGGAACATTCTGCGGCTGACGTTTACCGCTTGTTACGCAAAACCAACCCCGCGCCGTTTGCTTGTCTTGCAGATTTCGGCGAATTCGCGGTGATAAGTTCCTCACCAGAACGTTTGGTCAGAGTGAAAGCGGGCAGGGTGGATACACGCCCGATTGCTGGCACACGCCCACGCGGTGCTGACCCCGAACGTGATCAAGCCTTGTTAGAAGAACTGATTGCACACCCCAAAGAACGCGCTGAACACATTATGCTGATTGACTTGGAGCGTAACGATCTGGGGCGGATCTGTGAATACGGCACGGTCAATGTCGACGAATTAATGGTGGTGGAAAGCTATCAACACGTCCACCACATTGTTTCCAATATTCAGGGGACATTGCGGGAAGGCATAACACCAGGGCAAATAATCCGCGCAGTTTTCCCCGGTGGCACGATTACCGGTTGCCCCAAGGTACGCTGCATGGAAATCATTGCCGAACTGGAACAGGTTAGCAGAGGCGCTTACACCGGCTCAGTCGGCTACCTGAATCGCAACGGCGATATGGATTTGAATATCCTGATTCGGACCATGACGCTGCAAGGCAGGCAGTTACAATTTCGCACGGGTGCAGGCATTGTCATGGATTCGGTTGCCCCCAACGAACTCAAGGAAACCCGCCACAAAGCGCGTGGTTTGCTGCGGGCGCTCGGTCATGATATGGGTTAA
- a CDS encoding porin family protein: MKAYSLICLLSVIVSPTTLLAEDLFAANETSPGQFYAGFSLLKSDAECSFQNIACDSTGYKLATGYKFNNSLAIEGGYYNLFSNDGVSASTSEKSTVKGSGLALSTIGSYAVDDKTSLSGRVGIMAWDAEANTNGIPVNGMNGTDILLGVGAGYKLNDHWQLRGEYEHVGGDLEAKIYSLGTTLSTL; the protein is encoded by the coding sequence ATGAAAGCTTACAGTTTAATCTGTTTACTCAGTGTGATAGTTAGTCCCACTACTTTACTGGCAGAAGATTTATTTGCTGCCAATGAAACCTCTCCTGGTCAGTTTTATGCTGGTTTTAGCTTGCTAAAGTCTGATGCTGAATGCAGTTTTCAGAATATTGCTTGCGATAGTACTGGCTATAAATTGGCAACTGGTTATAAATTTAATAATAGTTTAGCGATAGAAGGCGGATATTATAATTTATTCAGTAATGACGGAGTAAGTGCAAGCACTTCGGAAAAATCTACTGTCAAGGGTTCAGGGCTTGCGCTATCAACGATTGGTTCTTATGCAGTCGATGATAAAACCTCATTATCTGGCAGAGTAGGGATCATGGCATGGGATGCTGAAGCTAATACTAATGGTATACCCGTAAATGGTATGAACGGTACAGATATACTGCTTGGTGTCGGCGCAGGTTATAAATTGAACGATCACTGGCAGTTACGTGGTGAATACGAACACGTAGGTGGTGATTTAGAAGCTAAGATCTACTCTCTTGGCACAACGCTTTCTACTTTGTAA
- a CDS encoding PilZ domain-containing protein, whose amino-acid sequence MDDIQHTHHKHSKGDGNPASLSMAIAEKSALHACYMPFIKDGGVFVPTTEKFTLHDEVVLHLRLVEDGKKLLIPGRVVWISPGVGQRGTSPGVGLQFTGEHRFRVKQFIEEMLGDLMKQPSTNPAY is encoded by the coding sequence ATGGACGATATCCAGCATACGCATCACAAGCATTCGAAGGGGGATGGCAATCCTGCCAGCCTATCCATGGCTATTGCCGAAAAATCAGCATTACATGCTTGCTATATGCCATTTATTAAAGATGGTGGTGTCTTTGTGCCAACAACAGAAAAATTCACATTACATGATGAAGTTGTATTGCATTTACGTTTGGTAGAAGACGGCAAAAAGCTCTTGATTCCTGGACGAGTAGTATGGATTTCACCAGGCGTCGGTCAACGAGGCACTAGTCCAGGTGTTGGTTTACAGTTCACAGGCGAACATCGATTCCGTGTCAAACAATTCATCGAGGAAATGTTGGGGGATCTTATGAAGCAACCTTCGACAAATCCTGCGTACTAA
- the tmk gene encoding dTMP kinase, translating into MKHGVFITLEGGEGAGKSTNVPWIADYLRSQGKTVLVTREPGGTEVAEAIRGVLLSPELPGMNADTELLLMFAARNEHLHTKILPALARGEWVICDRFTDATYAYQGYGRGIALSRIAALEQWVQGDVRPDYVILFDIDVTTGMARAQARGRADRFEQEHAAFFERIRHGYLQRAGELPARYPIIQAAQARVNVREQLQQVLERIIAETNT; encoded by the coding sequence ATGAAGCATGGCGTTTTCATCACTCTTGAAGGTGGGGAGGGAGCGGGTAAAAGTACTAACGTTCCGTGGATCGCTGATTACTTACGTTCCCAAGGAAAAACAGTATTAGTGACACGCGAACCTGGCGGTACGGAGGTCGCAGAGGCTATCCGTGGGGTGTTGTTATCCCCTGAATTGCCGGGTATGAATGCAGATACTGAGTTGTTGCTGATGTTTGCAGCGCGTAATGAACATTTACATACCAAAATTCTACCTGCTTTAGCACGGGGGGAATGGGTGATTTGTGATCGGTTTACCGACGCGACTTATGCTTATCAGGGTTATGGGCGCGGTATTGCATTGTCACGCATTGCAGCGTTGGAACAGTGGGTGCAAGGTGATGTACGCCCCGATTACGTTATTCTGTTTGATATTGATGTCACTACAGGCATGGCTAGGGCACAAGCAAGGGGGCGTGCTGACCGTTTTGAACAAGAACACGCCGCTTTTTTTGAGCGAATTCGTCATGGTTATCTGCAAAGGGCAGGGGAGCTGCCCGCACGTTATCCCATCATCCAAGCCGCTCAAGCGCGTGTAAATGTTCGTGAGCAATTGCAACAGGTACTAGAACGCATTATTGCAGAGACAAATACATGA
- the mltG gene encoding endolytic transglycosylase MltG, producing the protein MKLLFKLISLLLIAAIATVGFLAWYQYQHFQETPLAVTPENALFEIKPGSNIRQVAKQLADKNLIEHELLFFAHARIMGKAAQIKAGEYQLEPGMLPDEVLQKFVSGQVLQYQLTILEGKTFNDILADIRKHPNLEQTLSDVDGQAIMRELGVPEGMSPEGWFYPDTYSFPRKTTDLAFLQRSYKAMQTYLQKAWERREPHAHIKTPYEALILASIVEKETGLPEERPLVARVFLNRLEKGMLLQTDPTVIYGMGEKYDGNIRKTDLQTDTPYNTYTRAGLTPTPIATPSKAAIDAVMHPADNSKVLYFVATTPGGASHFSETLEEHNQAVREYILNRDKAKEQKP; encoded by the coding sequence ATGAAACTGTTATTCAAATTAATCAGCCTTTTACTCATTGCCGCGATAGCCACCGTTGGATTTTTAGCGTGGTATCAATACCAACATTTTCAGGAAACCCCACTGGCGGTGACACCGGAAAATGCCTTATTTGAAATTAAGCCGGGCAGCAATATCCGCCAAGTTGCTAAACAGTTGGCAGATAAAAACCTCATCGAGCATGAGTTATTGTTCTTTGCCCATGCACGGATCATGGGTAAGGCGGCGCAAATCAAAGCAGGGGAATATCAACTTGAACCCGGTATGCTACCCGATGAAGTGCTACAAAAATTTGTGTCGGGTCAGGTGTTGCAATACCAACTAACAATTCTTGAAGGTAAAACCTTTAACGATATTTTGGCAGACATCCGCAAGCACCCTAATCTCGAACAAACCTTAAGTGATGTGGATGGACAGGCGATTATGCGTGAATTGGGTGTACCAGAGGGCATGTCTCCAGAAGGTTGGTTTTATCCAGACACCTACAGTTTTCCGCGCAAAACCACCGATTTAGCTTTTTTACAGCGCAGCTATAAAGCCATGCAAACCTATTTGCAGAAAGCATGGGAAAGGCGTGAACCACATGCGCATATTAAAACCCCTTATGAGGCTTTGATACTGGCATCTATTGTGGAAAAAGAAACCGGTTTGCCCGAAGAGCGCCCGTTGGTTGCCCGCGTTTTCTTAAATCGTTTAGAGAAAGGTATGTTGCTACAAACTGATCCAACGGTCATTTATGGTATGGGTGAGAAATACGACGGTAATATCCGTAAAACAGATTTACAAACTGATACACCTTACAACACTTATACCCGTGCAGGATTGACGCCTACGCCAATTGCAACTCCTAGCAAAGCAGCCATTGATGCAGTGATGCACCCGGCAGACAATAGTAAAGTTCTGTATTTTGTTGCGACTACTCCGGGTGGGGCATCTCACTTTTCGGAAACTTTGGAGGAACATAATCAGGCAGTGCGTGAGTATATCTTGAACCGTGATAAAGCTAAGGAGCAAAAGCCATGA
- a CDS encoding zinc ribbon domain-containing protein, with amino-acid sequence MPIYAYQCSACGHELEALQKMSDAPLTECPACHASTLAKTVTAAAFRLGGGGWYETDFKSGNKKNLASTDAPSSACGTGACPACK; translated from the coding sequence ATGCCAATTTACGCTTATCAATGTAGTGCTTGTGGTCATGAACTGGAAGCATTACAAAAAATGTCAGATGCCCCGTTAACTGAGTGCCCTGCTTGCCATGCATCCACTTTGGCAAAAACAGTGACCGCCGCCGCCTTCCGTCTCGGTGGTGGTGGTTGGTATGAGACTGACTTCAAAAGCGGCAACAAAAAGAATCTTGCCAGCACGGATGCTCCCTCTTCTGCTTGTGGGACAGGCGCCTGTCCTGCCTGTAAGTAA
- the fabF gene encoding beta-ketoacyl-ACP synthase II: MSKRRVVVTGLGIVSPVGSKLETAWDNIKAGRSGINRISPDLFDASAFSVQIAGNVKGFNADDYIKPKDQKKMDKFIHYGIGAGVEAIRDSGLEVTEENAERIGVLMGSGIGGLDTIERNYATFLNGGARKISPFFVPASIINMVAGNLSIMFGLKGPNMSIVSACATATHSIGDAARMISYGDADVMVAGGAEMGSTPLGIGGFAAARALSTRNDDPEAASRPWDKDRDGFVLGDGAGVLVLEEYEFAKKRGARIYCELVGYGMSSDAYHMTTPSEGGEGAARCMVNAMKDAGLNTTDIDYVNAHGTSTPAGDKAETMAVKRALGDHAYNVAVSSTKSMTGHLLGAAGGIEAVFSVLAIRDQILPPTINMDNQDPECDLDYVPNVARETAVTVAMSNSFGFGGTNGTLIFKKI; encoded by the coding sequence TTGTCTAAACGACGTGTAGTAGTAACAGGTCTGGGTATTGTTTCACCTGTGGGTTCCAAGCTGGAAACAGCATGGGACAATATCAAAGCTGGTCGCAGCGGGATTAACCGTATTAGTCCTGACCTGTTCGATGCCAGTGCTTTCAGTGTGCAAATTGCTGGTAACGTCAAAGGCTTCAATGCTGACGATTACATCAAGCCCAAAGACCAGAAAAAAATGGATAAATTTATCCATTACGGCATCGGTGCGGGCGTTGAAGCGATTCGCGACTCTGGTTTGGAAGTCACCGAAGAAAATGCGGAACGCATCGGTGTGCTGATGGGGTCGGGGATCGGTGGTTTGGATACCATTGAGCGCAATTATGCAACCTTCCTCAATGGTGGGGCGCGGAAGATTTCCCCTTTCTTTGTGCCTGCTAGTATTATCAATATGGTGGCGGGCAACCTTTCCATCATGTTTGGCTTGAAAGGCCCGAATATGTCTATCGTGTCGGCGTGTGCTACTGCTACTCACAGTATCGGTGATGCCGCACGCATGATTTCCTACGGTGATGCGGATGTGATGGTTGCCGGTGGTGCTGAAATGGGGTCTACCCCGTTAGGCATCGGTGGTTTCGCAGCAGCGCGGGCACTGTCTACCCGCAACGATGACCCTGAAGCAGCAAGCCGCCCGTGGGATAAGGATCGTGACGGTTTCGTCCTCGGTGATGGTGCTGGCGTTTTGGTGCTGGAAGAGTACGAATTTGCGAAAAAACGCGGCGCACGCATTTACTGTGAACTGGTCGGTTACGGCATGAGCAGCGATGCTTACCACATGACCACACCATCCGAAGGCGGTGAAGGTGCAGCACGCTGCATGGTGAATGCCATGAAAGATGCGGGCTTGAATACGACGGATATTGATTACGTCAACGCGCACGGTACATCAACACCGGCTGGTGATAAAGCGGAAACGATGGCGGTGAAACGTGCCTTGGGCGATCATGCTTACAACGTTGCGGTCAGTTCTACCAAGTCGATGACGGGGCATTTGTTGGGTGCTGCGGGTGGTATTGAAGCGGTATTTAGCGTGTTAGCTATCCGCGATCAAATTTTGCCGCCGACGATCAATATGGATAACCAAGATCCTGAGTGCGATTTGGACTACGTGCCAAATGTTGCCCGCGAAACCGCTGTCACGGTTGCCATGAGCAACTCGTTTGGCTTTGGTGGCACGAACGGAACTTTGATTTTCAAGAAAATCTGA
- the fabG gene encoding 3-oxoacyl-ACP reductase FabG, producing the protein MDSLISLQGEIALVTGASRGIGRSIAEMLGKAGATVVGTATSEKGAEAISAYLAAAGIAGKGMVLNVADKDSIESVTKAVTGEFGGISVLVNNAGITRDNLLMRMKDEEWDDIIATNLTSVYRMSKACMRGMTKAKKGRIISISSVVGASGNPGQTNYAAAKAGLVGFSKSLAREIGSRNITVNVVAPGFIDTDMTRELSEEQRNHLLQNIPLSRLGQPNEIAGAVLFLASSLGAYITGETIHVNGGMYMA; encoded by the coding sequence ATGGATTCACTCATCAGTTTACAGGGCGAAATTGCCCTAGTCACCGGCGCAAGCCGAGGTATCGGGCGTAGCATTGCAGAAATGTTAGGCAAAGCGGGCGCAACCGTTGTTGGCACGGCAACCAGTGAAAAAGGCGCAGAAGCCATTTCTGCCTATTTAGCCGCTGCGGGTATTGCTGGCAAAGGGATGGTGTTGAATGTTGCTGACAAAGATTCCATCGAATCCGTCACTAAAGCGGTAACTGGGGAATTCGGTGGTATCAGTGTGCTGGTGAATAATGCAGGCATTACCCGCGATAACTTGCTGATGCGCATGAAAGATGAGGAGTGGGATGACATTATTGCCACCAACCTGACGTCGGTGTACCGGATGAGCAAAGCGTGTATGCGCGGCATGACTAAAGCTAAAAAAGGGCGCATTATCTCGATTTCATCCGTGGTGGGGGCATCCGGGAATCCGGGGCAAACCAACTACGCCGCTGCCAAAGCCGGTTTGGTCGGGTTTTCCAAATCACTGGCTCGCGAAATCGGTTCACGCAACATTACGGTGAATGTGGTTGCGCCCGGCTTCATTGATACGGATATGACCCGCGAATTGTCCGAAGAGCAGCGCAATCATTTGCTGCAAAATATCCCGCTAAGCCGCTTAGGGCAACCCAATGAAATTGCCGGAGCTGTGTTGTTTTTAGCGTCCTCTTTGGGTGCATACATCACAGGCGAGACAATTCATGTCAACGGTGGTATGTATATGGCTTAA
- the holB gene encoding DNA polymerase III subunit delta', giving the protein MSRYPYPWQAPIWQSLQQAKGHNHLHHALLFSGEEGCGNEVFIQALANSLLCLTPATDGSACGQCRSCQVFAAQAHPDFMSVTLLEDKQSILIEQIRELNYFLGLSRSYSPCRVVIIYPAERMNVNAANSLLKSLEEPAANTHILLLTAHPALLLPTIRSRCQAIRLPLPTHQQAQEWLSQQTLQHPLEQLLETALGRPLAALELDSTDTLTQRAQWFAHLTQCMQGQGSITEISAHWEKSDKQQLLDWQLTWLLTLLKQASSDGAEPVTSELGYLRTLLNSNQILRMYDKLLELKKLSTHPLNPRLFIESMLILWQEQH; this is encoded by the coding sequence ATGAGTCGGTATCCTTATCCTTGGCAAGCACCGATATGGCAGAGTCTACAACAAGCCAAGGGGCATAATCACTTACATCATGCTTTGTTGTTTAGCGGTGAGGAGGGATGCGGTAATGAGGTGTTTATTCAGGCGCTCGCTAACAGTCTGTTGTGTTTAACACCTGCTACCGATGGTAGTGCTTGTGGACAATGCCGTAGCTGTCAGGTTTTTGCGGCACAGGCGCATCCTGACTTTATGTCAGTGACTCTATTGGAAGATAAACAGTCGATTTTGATTGAGCAGATCCGTGAACTTAACTATTTTTTAGGGTTGAGTCGTAGTTATAGCCCGTGTCGAGTGGTTATTATCTATCCTGCTGAGCGCATGAATGTTAATGCGGCTAATAGCTTATTAAAATCGTTAGAAGAACCTGCTGCAAACACGCATATTTTGCTGCTAACAGCGCATCCAGCGTTATTATTGCCTACAATTCGTAGTCGTTGCCAAGCTATTCGTTTGCCGCTACCGACGCATCAACAAGCACAGGAGTGGCTGAGTCAACAAACACTGCAACATCCACTCGAACAGTTGTTGGAAACTGCGTTAGGGAGACCCTTGGCAGCATTAGAACTGGATTCTACTGATACATTGACTCAGCGTGCCCAGTGGTTCGCTCATTTGACGCAATGTATGCAAGGACAAGGGAGTATTACTGAGATTTCAGCGCATTGGGAAAAGTCTGATAAGCAACAGTTGTTGGATTGGCAGTTGACTTGGCTGCTAACACTGCTAAAACAGGCTTCTAGTGACGGTGCTGAGCCTGTAACATCTGAACTAGGGTATTTGCGTACATTACTCAATTCAAACCAAATATTAAGAATGTATGATAAATTACTTGAACTTAAGAAGTTATCCACTCATCCTCTCAACCCCCGTTTATTTATTGAATCCATGCTAATATTGTGGCAAGAGCAGCATTAG